One genomic segment of Mangifera indica cultivar Alphonso chromosome 6, CATAS_Mindica_2.1, whole genome shotgun sequence includes these proteins:
- the LOC123218588 gene encoding inorganic pyrophosphatase 2-like yields MAGIVVIFDFDKTIIDVDSDNWVVDHLGATDLFNQLLPTMPWNSLMDRMMDELHAQGKTIEDIVEALKQVPIHPRIVPAINAVHDLGCDLRIVSDANLFFIETILEHLGIRDCFSEINTNPSFVDEEGRLRISPYHDFTIAAHGCHLCPPNMCKGLIIERIQASLSKDGSNKKIIYLGDGSGDYCPSLKLVGRDHVMPRKNFPVWDLICRNPMVVKAEIHGWTDGEELEKILLRLINSISAEDSHSNSAQLISGECKLQIMSAAAAPEALPQAVPVPQ; encoded by the exons ATGGCCGGCATTGTTGTAATCTTCGATTTTGACAAGACCATTATTGACGTCGACAGCGATAATTGGGTTGTTGATCACTTGGGAGCTACAGACTTGTTCAATCAGCTCCTCCCCACCATGCCCTGGAACTCTCTAATG GACAGGATGATGGATGAGCTTCATGCTCAAGGCAAGACCATTGAAGACATTGTTGAGGCTCTGAAACAGGTTCCTATTCATCCCAGGATTGTCCCTGCCATTAATGCAGTCCATGATTTAGG ATGTGATTTGAGGATTGTTAGTGATGCTAATCTGTTCTTCATTGAGACAATCTTGGAACATCTTGGGATCAGGGATTGTTTCTCTGAGATTAACACTAATCCCAGCTTTGTTGATGAAGAAGGGAGGCTCAGAATTTCCCCTTACCATGACTTCACCATTGCTGCTCATGGCTGCCATCTCTGCCCTCCAAATATGTGCAAG GGTTTGATTATTGAAAGGATCCAGGCTTCTTTATCCAAGGATGGCAGCAATAAGAAGATAATCTACCTGGGTGATGGCAGTGGTGATTACTGTCCAAGCTTGAAGCTTGTTGGGCGAGATCATGTGATGCCGAGGAAGAATTTCCCCGTTTGGGATCTGATTTGCCGGAATCCAATGGTCGTAAAGGCGGAGATTCATGGCTGGACCGATGGTGAAGAGCTTGAGAAGATTCTTCTAAGACTAATCAACTCAATTTCTGCTGAAGATAGCCATAGCAACTCTGCTCAATTGATTTCTGGAGAGTGCAAGTTGCAAATAATGTCAGCCGCTGCTGCACCTGAGGCCCTGCCACAAGCTGTCCCAGTCCCCCAATAA